A stretch of Pseudomonas taetrolens DNA encodes these proteins:
- a CDS encoding LVIVD repeat-containing protein yields the protein MKTMRLPLKSSAPFLKGTLTTCVMLALWSTAHADSSAPVNITDPFVKQQTALSVDKIPAMPAPGSYGMDKATGKFTHPVATPFSHEGEPFAGELDYWDTKSYIKNMTVEAYYPITVEPFHTWQNIVDFDGKRYLYQYVRRNLKIFDITHPKDVKLVFTKGSTWGPEGPSAEENPYAPDDMFGAATVQWNKKLGKNIMVQSFEVRRFGVLNDKYREPDKVEAIRKSRHLKGFKVYEMNGPLPNDWKLIATRTSDIEHPDAPIGEQQGSGVRDIPAYFGGDVMYVAAAPSDKYALTEYPNDLYNAGYQSWDMSDPSNPKLLQMLTVPGQIVGDPQHEAVFKANPRAGNRASWMGARMSLFIPTPVEQGGKYGYAAMGGMGLYVVDITQADNMKVVSHLEFPVSVAGTEGDSIDVSQVEKTGILYFSGYPLSEDCFEAKKDIFAVNVSDPKKPVIESVLPRPMPPKDAAFTDYCQRKGSFGPKRSGYYTQPGISREGILPYAFYNAGVQVFDVREPGKPTIGAYFVPPFDTKNVASYAMGNLTHGTYTEYDRNLIWVFTNHGFYALSTPLLGTPSFTAPSKPWPARD from the coding sequence ATGAAAACAATGCGACTCCCCCTCAAATCCAGTGCGCCATTCCTCAAAGGCACGCTGACCACATGTGTGATGTTGGCGCTCTGGTCCACAGCCCACGCTGACAGTTCGGCCCCGGTCAACATCACCGATCCGTTCGTCAAACAGCAGACGGCGTTGTCCGTGGACAAGATCCCGGCCATGCCCGCACCCGGCAGCTATGGCATGGACAAAGCGACGGGCAAGTTCACCCACCCTGTGGCGACGCCATTCAGTCACGAAGGCGAGCCGTTTGCCGGTGAGCTGGATTACTGGGACACCAAGAGCTACATCAAGAACATGACCGTCGAGGCGTACTACCCGATCACGGTCGAGCCGTTCCACACCTGGCAGAATATCGTCGACTTCGACGGCAAGCGTTACCTCTACCAGTACGTTCGGCGCAATCTGAAGATCTTCGATATCACTCATCCCAAGGACGTGAAGCTGGTGTTCACCAAGGGTTCGACCTGGGGCCCTGAAGGCCCGAGTGCCGAAGAAAACCCCTACGCCCCCGACGATATGTTTGGTGCAGCAACGGTGCAGTGGAACAAGAAACTGGGCAAAAACATCATGGTCCAGTCCTTCGAAGTACGGCGTTTTGGCGTACTGAATGATAAATACCGCGAACCGGACAAAGTCGAAGCCATCCGCAAATCCAGGCACCTCAAGGGCTTCAAGGTCTATGAGATGAACGGACCGCTGCCCAACGACTGGAAACTGATCGCCACCCGCACCAGCGACATCGAGCATCCCGATGCACCGATTGGCGAGCAACAGGGCTCCGGTGTACGCGACATCCCGGCTTACTTCGGTGGCGACGTCATGTACGTGGCCGCCGCACCCAGCGATAAATATGCGCTGACCGAATACCCCAACGACTTGTACAACGCCGGTTACCAGTCCTGGGACATGTCGGACCCAAGCAACCCGAAACTGTTGCAGATGCTCACCGTGCCAGGGCAAATCGTCGGCGATCCACAGCACGAAGCCGTGTTCAAGGCCAACCCGCGTGCCGGCAACCGGGCTTCATGGATGGGCGCACGCATGTCGCTGTTCATTCCGACACCCGTCGAGCAGGGCGGCAAGTATGGCTATGCGGCAATGGGCGGGATGGGGCTCTATGTGGTGGACATTACCCAGGCCGACAACATGAAAGTGGTCAGCCATCTGGAGTTTCCGGTAAGCGTAGCGGGCACCGAAGGCGACAGCATTGACGTCTCGCAAGTGGAGAAGACCGGCATCCTCTATTTCAGTGGTTACCCGCTGTCGGAAGATTGCTTCGAGGCCAAAAAAGACATTTTCGCGGTCAACGTCAGCGACCCGAAAAAACCGGTCATAGAGTCTGTACTGCCCCGCCCGATGCCACCTAAAGACGCTGCGTTCACCGATTATTGCCAGCGCAAAGGCAGCTTTGGGCCCAAGCGTTCGGGTTACTACACCCAGCCGGGGATCTCGCGGGAGGGGATCCTGCCCTACGCGTTCTACAACGCTGGGGTGCAGGTATTTGATGTGCGCGAACCCGGCAAGCCGACCATCGGTGCGTACTTCGTGCCGCCGTTCGATACCAAGAACGTGGCGAGTTACGCCATGGGCAACCTGACCCACGGGACCTACACCGAGTACGACCGCAATTTGATCTGGGTCTTCACCAATCATGGTTT
- a CDS encoding amino acid permease, protein MTKTTSTFEHLMDREKGLKQSLTSGQLSMIAIGGAIGTGLFLGSGFAIGFAGPSVLVSYGIGALIALLLMGCLAEMTVRHPTSGSFGSFAEFYVAPWFGFAIRYAYWSSIVFAVGTEITAAAMYMKYWYPDVPGGYWMVAFSMALIIANAFSVKVFGAIEYVFSLIKLCAIVVFILLGAYVVYGAPADTGIGFANYTNDRGFFPNGWWGTWVAVIVAFFSYLSIEMIAVAAGEAKDPQRAVTRAFRITVVRLVVFYLLTIALVLAIVPWGQNSGGQSPFVTVMAATGVPYAGAVFNAVILIAALSAMNSQLYITTRLMFSLSRAGQAPSVFGRVNSKGVPLPALLLSSVGIGLATLLYLAYPEKAFTLMMSIAMFGAMFTWAGIFLTHLFFRRRQAGQPLAFKLWGYPWTSLGGLLLMLAVMITTLFTEEFAPTLLCGVPFLAVILLIYFLRFRQKNLVLTDAPKPLPLQR, encoded by the coding sequence ATGACAAAAACAACTAGCACCTTCGAACACTTGATGGATCGTGAAAAAGGCTTGAAACAAAGCCTTACCAGCGGCCAGTTGTCGATGATCGCCATTGGTGGCGCCATCGGCACCGGGCTGTTTCTGGGCAGCGGATTTGCCATTGGTTTTGCCGGCCCCAGTGTGCTGGTCAGCTATGGCATCGGCGCCCTGATTGCCCTGTTGTTGATGGGCTGTCTGGCGGAGATGACCGTGCGCCATCCCACGTCGGGTTCGTTTGGTTCGTTCGCCGAGTTTTACGTGGCGCCCTGGTTCGGGTTCGCGATTCGCTACGCCTATTGGTCGTCGATTGTATTCGCCGTGGGTACCGAAATCACCGCCGCGGCGATGTACATGAAGTACTGGTATCCGGACGTGCCGGGCGGTTACTGGATGGTTGCGTTTTCCATGGCACTGATCATCGCCAACGCCTTCAGCGTCAAGGTGTTTGGCGCCATTGAATACGTGTTTTCGCTGATCAAGCTGTGCGCGATTGTGGTGTTCATTCTGTTGGGGGCTTATGTGGTATACGGCGCTCCGGCCGATACCGGCATCGGTTTTGCCAATTACACCAATGACCGCGGATTTTTCCCGAACGGCTGGTGGGGTACCTGGGTGGCGGTGATTGTGGCGTTCTTCAGTTACCTGAGCATCGAGATGATCGCGGTGGCGGCGGGCGAGGCCAAGGATCCGCAACGCGCAGTCACGCGTGCGTTCCGGATCACCGTGGTGCGCCTGGTCGTGTTTTACCTGCTGACCATCGCGCTGGTATTGGCGATTGTGCCCTGGGGCCAGAACAGCGGGGGCCAGAGCCCGTTCGTGACGGTGATGGCAGCGACCGGCGTGCCTTATGCAGGAGCAGTGTTTAACGCGGTGATTCTGATCGCGGCGCTGTCAGCGATGAACAGCCAGCTCTACATCACCACGCGATTGATGTTCAGCTTGTCGCGGGCCGGTCAGGCGCCCTCGGTATTTGGCCGCGTGAACAGTAAAGGTGTACCGCTGCCGGCACTGTTGTTGTCCTCGGTAGGGATCGGTCTGGCTACGCTGCTGTACCTGGCCTACCCGGAAAAAGCCTTCACCTTGATGATGTCCATTGCGATGTTCGGTGCAATGTTCACCTGGGCCGGGATTTTCCTCACGCACTTGTTCTTCCGTCGGCGTCAGGCTGGCCAGCCTTTGGCTTTCAAACTGTGGGGCTACCCATGGACCAGCCTTGGCGGGTTGTTGTTGATGCTGGCAGTCATGATCACCACGCTTTTCACTGAAGAGTTTGCCCCGACCTTGCTCTGCGGCGTGCCGTTCCTGGCGGTGATCCTGCTGATCTACTTCCTGCGCTTTCGGCAAAAAAACCTCGTACTGACCGACGCGCCCAAGCCGTTGCCACTGCAACGCTGA
- a CDS encoding type 1 glutamine amidotransferase domain-containing protein — MKTLTRIALAAALASTSLGASAGNVLVVLSDSPKLDLKDGKVFATGFYLNELLQPVKLLLDAGHHVTFATPNGNAPTVDKTSIDKMYFNNDEAELQTYKDLLAQLKLNLPEQSPVISLSRVEQLGYAHFDAVYIPGGHAPMQDLLHSRPLGRLLKDFHEQGKTTALVCHGPIALLSTLPDAENFTRQLQRAKPVKGSADWIYAGYKMTVISNKEEEEAKGLLNGGAMKFYPQTALEQAGGLYRSNASNWTPYVVIDRELITGQNPSSANQVGKALLDRLK; from the coding sequence ATGAAAACACTGACCCGTATCGCCCTGGCCGCAGCCCTCGCCAGCACCAGCCTGGGCGCCAGCGCCGGCAACGTACTTGTGGTGCTTTCCGATTCGCCGAAGCTCGATTTGAAGGACGGTAAGGTGTTTGCGACCGGTTTCTACCTGAACGAGCTTTTGCAACCGGTGAAGCTGCTGCTTGACGCTGGCCATCACGTCACCTTTGCGACTCCCAACGGCAATGCCCCGACGGTGGACAAAACGTCCATCGATAAAATGTACTTCAACAACGATGAAGCCGAACTTCAGACGTATAAGGACTTGCTTGCTCAACTGAAATTGAACCTGCCGGAACAATCACCGGTCATCAGCCTTTCCCGTGTAGAGCAGCTCGGTTATGCGCATTTCGACGCGGTGTACATTCCCGGCGGGCATGCCCCCATGCAGGATCTGCTCCACAGCCGCCCACTGGGGCGTTTGTTGAAGGACTTCCATGAGCAGGGCAAGACCACTGCGCTCGTTTGTCATGGCCCGATTGCCCTGCTGTCGACCTTGCCGGATGCCGAGAACTTCACGCGCCAACTCCAGCGTGCGAAACCGGTCAAAGGCAGTGCCGACTGGATTTATGCGGGTTACAAGATGACCGTGATCAGCAACAAGGAGGAGGAAGAAGCCAAAGGGCTGCTCAACGGTGGCGCGATGAAGTTTTACCCGCAGACCGCGCTGGAACAGGCCGGGGGGCTTTACCGCAGCAACGCTTCGAACTGGACCCCTTATGTGGTCATCGATCGCGAATTGATCACGGGCCAGAACCCGTCCTCGGCCAATCAGGTCGGCAAGGCATTGCTTGATCGGCTGAAATGA
- a CDS encoding LysR family transcriptional regulator produces MSRRFDHLGDVEVFIRVVEQGTVSAAAVALATTPSVLSRALSRLESRLGVQLLRRTTRKLSLTDAGKLYLEQMRSAFTRIEEAERNIRGQEGELSGGVRLSVPTTYGHHRLPPMLSAFTRQFPAVRVELSITNRNVDLVAEGYDLAIRLGHLPDSGLVGRKLEDARLCLVASPAYLARAGVPTTLETLRKHVCLPFIMPSSGKIGPWLFCLDGKNIEWLPQANVQVSDDVLGIVSLAESGLGICQTYDFIVRSKVQSGQLVEILPALSGRSRPFSIIYPPHRQLSAASRALIEFILDNTPS; encoded by the coding sequence ATGTCACGCAGATTCGACCATCTTGGGGATGTGGAAGTCTTTATTCGTGTGGTTGAACAGGGCACTGTCAGTGCTGCTGCCGTGGCCCTGGCAACCACGCCTTCGGTGCTCAGCCGTGCATTGAGCCGGCTTGAATCACGTCTTGGCGTGCAATTATTGCGACGCACCACCCGCAAGCTCAGCCTGACCGATGCCGGCAAGCTGTACCTGGAACAAATGCGCTCTGCCTTTACCCGGATTGAAGAAGCCGAGCGCAACATCCGCGGCCAGGAAGGCGAGTTAAGCGGGGGCGTCAGGCTCAGTGTGCCGACCACTTACGGTCATCATCGTTTGCCGCCGATGCTCAGTGCATTCACCCGACAATTCCCGGCGGTGCGGGTTGAGCTGAGCATCACTAACCGTAATGTCGACCTGGTCGCCGAAGGCTACGATCTGGCAATTCGTCTTGGACATTTGCCGGACAGCGGTCTGGTGGGCCGCAAGCTGGAAGATGCACGGCTATGCCTGGTCGCTTCACCTGCATACCTGGCGCGTGCCGGCGTTCCCACCACGCTTGAAACGTTACGCAAGCACGTTTGCCTGCCGTTCATCATGCCCAGCAGTGGCAAGATCGGGCCCTGGCTGTTCTGCCTTGACGGGAAAAATATCGAATGGCTACCGCAGGCCAATGTACAAGTGTCGGATGATGTCCTGGGTATTGTTTCCCTGGCCGAAAGCGGTCTGGGCATTTGCCAGACCTATGACTTCATCGTGCGCAGTAAAGTGCAGAGCGGGCAACTGGTGGAAATTCTTCCAGCCCTGAGCGGGCGCAGCCGGCCATTCTCGATCATTTACCCGCCTCACCGACAATTGTCGGCCGCATCCCGAGCATTGATTGAGTTCATCCTCGACAACACCCCGTCCTGA
- a CDS encoding dTMP kinase: MNRPLFVSLDGPKGTGKTTLLEAVTKVLRAGNNKVIRLCEKKSDPYRAETMALVNRLVRNPAPELEWQVCERLADSRAWMTRHVLAKQPPGCIILIDRWYPSDAAFRRIVPFADILQLNMDRHVQVPDLHVGVVTSPEISWARAAARTRGLSSTVLHTLEEHAACSTAFERAVADHGWVLCRNEGTLEDATSQVVSEINRALQCQDPGDGERSPA; the protein is encoded by the coding sequence ATGAATCGTCCGCTGTTTGTTTCCCTGGATGGGCCCAAAGGCACCGGTAAAACCACACTGTTGGAAGCCGTTACGAAAGTACTGAGGGCTGGCAACAACAAAGTGATCCGGCTTTGCGAGAAAAAAAGCGATCCCTACAGGGCTGAAACAATGGCCCTCGTCAACAGGCTTGTGAGAAACCCCGCACCGGAACTGGAGTGGCAGGTGTGTGAACGCCTGGCGGATAGCCGTGCCTGGATGACCCGACACGTGCTGGCTAAACAGCCGCCCGGCTGCATCATCCTGATCGATCGCTGGTACCCGTCGGATGCTGCGTTTCGCCGGATTGTCCCGTTTGCAGACATTCTGCAGTTGAACATGGACCGACACGTGCAGGTGCCAGACCTGCATGTCGGGGTTGTCACGAGCCCTGAGATTTCATGGGCGAGGGCAGCGGCACGAACCCGCGGTCTGAGCAGCACGGTACTGCATACGCTGGAAGAACATGCCGCGTGCAGCACCGCGTTCGAGCGAGCGGTTGCAGATCACGGCTGGGTGTTATGCCGTAATGAAGGAACCCTCGAAGACGCCACGAGCCAGGTCGTTTCTGAGATCAACAGGGCCCTTCAATGCCAGGATCCAGGTGACGGTGAGCGTTCGCCTGCCTGA
- the kynU gene encoding kynureninase: MSTSTPGTRADFEYLDQRDELRSSRERFDLPEGEIYLDGNSLGAMPAHIPARIEKVIKQEWAHGLIRSWNDADWYPAPQRTGAKIAGLIGAQGHEVIVADSTSINLFKVLVAATRLRPGRRVILAERGNFPTDVYIADGVAELTGNQLRCVEPDDILDALDEEVAIVSLTHVNFKSGKRYDMARITERAHAVGALVVWDLCHSAGAMPIALNEVNADFAVGCGYKYLNGGPGAPAFVFVAERHIPHMRQPITGWHGHAKPFDFDHHFRPHPSIGRMLAGTAPQLGVLALEAALEVFDDVDLNALRQKSVALGDLFISLCDQQLAGLGVELRSPRDGEQRGSQVSLAHEQAYAVMQALIARGIVGDFRAPDILRFGFAPLYIRYVDIWDSVVALREILEQKEWDRPEFLARKSVT; encoded by the coding sequence ATGTCCACGTCCACCCCCGGCACCCGAGCGGACTTTGAATACCTTGATCAGAGGGATGAGTTGCGCAGCTCCCGTGAGCGTTTCGACTTGCCTGAGGGCGAAATCTACCTCGATGGCAACTCGTTGGGCGCAATGCCTGCGCACATTCCGGCGCGGATTGAGAAAGTGATCAAGCAGGAATGGGCTCATGGCCTGATTCGTTCCTGGAATGATGCCGACTGGTACCCGGCACCCCAGCGTACCGGGGCGAAAATTGCCGGGTTGATTGGCGCACAAGGCCACGAAGTCATTGTTGCCGACTCGACCTCGATCAATCTGTTTAAAGTGCTGGTCGCCGCCACCCGCTTGCGGCCTGGCCGTCGGGTGATTCTGGCCGAACGCGGCAACTTTCCGACTGACGTTTACATTGCCGATGGTGTGGCCGAATTGACGGGCAACCAATTACGCTGCGTCGAGCCGGACGACATCCTTGATGCCTTGGATGAAGAGGTTGCGATTGTGTCGCTGACACATGTCAACTTCAAATCCGGCAAGCGCTACGACATGGCGCGCATCACTGAGCGGGCCCATGCGGTCGGCGCGCTGGTGGTATGGGACTTGTGCCACTCGGCCGGTGCCATGCCCATTGCGCTGAACGAGGTCAATGCCGACTTCGCCGTGGGTTGCGGCTACAAATACCTCAATGGCGGTCCGGGTGCTCCGGCATTTGTGTTCGTTGCCGAGCGTCATATTCCCCATATGCGCCAACCGATCACGGGCTGGCATGGACATGCCAAACCGTTCGATTTCGATCATCACTTCCGGCCTCACCCCAGCATCGGCCGCATGCTCGCAGGCACTGCGCCGCAACTGGGTGTATTGGCACTGGAAGCGGCGCTGGAGGTATTCGATGACGTCGACCTCAATGCGCTTCGACAAAAAAGCGTGGCTTTGGGCGACCTGTTCATTTCGCTGTGCGATCAGCAGTTGGCCGGCCTGGGCGTCGAGTTGCGCTCTCCGCGCGACGGCGAACAGCGTGGCAGCCAAGTGTCGCTGGCCCATGAACAGGCTTACGCCGTGATGCAGGCATTGATCGCCCGCGGCATCGTTGGCGACTTCCGTGCGCCCGACATCCTGCGGTTTGGTTTTGCACCGCTGTACATCCGCTATGTGGACATTTGGGACAGCGTGGTCGCCTTGCGAGAAATCCTCGAACAAAAAGAATGGGATCGCCCTGAGTTTCTGGCCCGCAAGTCAGTGACCTGA
- a CDS encoding OprD family porin — translation MNNTRALVLLLASACALPAFGAELTAPGDGFIAGSDVEVLLRNSYFNRSKEDGRRDARDWTQGVLGHFNSGFTQGTLGVGVEAFAYLGLKLDAPADKSGTGNLPVHDDGQPADNYSKVGAALKLRLSNSVLKVGEQRPQTPVFGVSHFRIVPQTATGLSLISREVEGLEVQAGHFTAATSPVTTHADGDLWAVMAGVTTPTADYLGGSYQLTPQVSVSLYGSRFEDIWNQYYVNLESRTDIDTLNQFGLGLSAYRTLDTGRARAGEIDNTSVGLSTFWRHGAHRWLLGLQKIDGDTPFDYLGVGDNDRNGRNGNDQGASIQLPNAAQFSDFNGPQEKSWQVRYDVSLATYGVPGLTFMSRYVRGWGIDGSHIAATGPYSGRYGDDGKHHETNLEVRYIVQSGPAKGLSVRARQAWHRANSDQGSGNLDDFRLITDYPIDIL, via the coding sequence ATGAATAACACCAGAGCCCTTGTTCTGTTGTTGGCCAGCGCCTGCGCGCTGCCTGCATTCGGCGCTGAGCTAACGGCACCTGGGGACGGGTTTATCGCAGGCAGTGATGTCGAAGTATTGCTGCGCAACTCCTACTTCAATCGCAGCAAGGAAGACGGTCGCCGTGACGCTCGCGACTGGACCCAGGGCGTACTCGGCCACTTCAACTCCGGCTTTACCCAAGGCACCCTTGGGGTTGGCGTAGAAGCGTTTGCGTACCTGGGCTTGAAGCTGGATGCACCCGCCGACAAATCCGGCACGGGCAACTTGCCCGTGCATGATGATGGCCAACCGGCGGACAACTATTCCAAAGTCGGCGCTGCGCTCAAGCTGCGTTTGTCCAACAGCGTTCTGAAGGTGGGCGAACAACGACCGCAGACACCGGTGTTTGGCGTCAGCCATTTTCGAATCGTGCCGCAGACCGCCACTGGTTTGTCACTGATCAGTCGCGAAGTCGAAGGGCTTGAAGTTCAGGCCGGGCACTTCACTGCTGCTACCAGCCCCGTCACCACCCATGCCGATGGTGATCTGTGGGCTGTCATGGCCGGCGTGACGACGCCAACCGCAGACTACCTGGGCGGCAGCTATCAATTGACGCCGCAGGTCAGCGTCAGCCTGTACGGCTCGCGTTTCGAGGACATCTGGAACCAGTACTACGTCAACCTCGAAAGCCGTACCGATATCGACACGCTGAATCAGTTCGGGCTAGGCCTTAGCGCGTATCGCACCCTGGATACGGGGCGGGCCAGGGCCGGTGAGATCGACAACACCAGTGTCGGTCTGTCGACCTTCTGGCGCCATGGCGCACACCGCTGGCTGTTGGGCTTGCAGAAAATCGATGGCGACACGCCGTTCGATTACCTGGGCGTGGGCGACAACGACCGCAATGGTCGTAACGGCAACGATCAGGGGGCCTCGATTCAGTTGCCCAACGCTGCGCAATTTTCCGACTTCAACGGCCCGCAGGAGAAATCCTGGCAGGTGCGTTACGACGTGTCGCTGGCGACTTACGGCGTGCCCGGCCTGACCTTCATGAGCCGCTACGTGCGCGGGTGGGGCATCGATGGCAGCCACATTGCCGCCACAGGCCCTTATTCCGGGCGCTACGGCGACGATGGCAAACATCACGAAACCAATCTGGAAGTGCGCTACATCGTCCAGTCCGGCCCCGCCAAAGGTTTGAGTGTGCGGGCGCGCCAAGCCTGGCATCGGGCGAACAGCGACCAGGGCTCGGGCAACCTCGACGACTTCCGGCTGATTACCGATTACCCCATCGACATTTTGTGA